One Halobaculum roseum DNA segment encodes these proteins:
- a CDS encoding 30S ribosomal protein S8e, whose amino-acid sequence MKDQSGRRKRKRTGGLRRPSSNKKRHELGREPAETTVGEPRFRVIDSRGTEEKTRALSTNVAQVATGEETVEAEIEGVEENPSNVNYVRRNIITKGAVIATSEGEARVTSRPGQTGQVNAVLIE is encoded by the coding sequence ATGAAAGACCAGAGCGGACGCAGGAAGCGCAAGCGGACCGGCGGCCTTCGACGACCCTCCAGCAACAAGAAGCGACACGAGCTCGGCCGCGAGCCCGCCGAGACGACCGTCGGCGAGCCCCGGTTCCGCGTCATCGACTCGCGCGGCACCGAGGAGAAGACCCGCGCGCTCTCGACGAACGTCGCGCAGGTCGCCACCGGCGAGGAGACCGTCGAGGCCGAGATCGAGGGCGTCGAGGAGAACCCCTCGAACGTGAACTACGTCCGCCGGAACATCATCACGAAGGGCGCCGTCATCGCCACCAGCGAGGGCGAGGCACGCGTCACCTCCCGACCCGGCCAGACGGGCCAGGTCAACGCCGTCCTCATCGAGTAA
- the radB gene encoding DNA repair and recombination protein RadB translates to MSEFLTTGSDAVDDLLGGGIERGVVTQLYGPPASGKTNLALTAAVEVAADGGSVLYIDTEDLSMTRFRDIAEARSDEPVEQVAGRLVVSEAMSFAEQGEAVKDASELADGVDLIVLDSATGFYRLERTEDSRGGESVREVARHVTHLLSLSRKHDLAVVITNQVFTDPDADRDRPLGGNTLEHWTGVILRLERFRGGNRRATLEKHRSQAAGESARFRITDAGVEDADER, encoded by the coding sequence GTGTCCGAGTTCCTCACGACCGGCAGTGACGCCGTCGACGACCTCCTCGGGGGCGGCATCGAGCGCGGCGTCGTCACCCAGCTGTACGGCCCGCCGGCGTCGGGGAAGACGAACCTCGCGCTGACGGCGGCCGTCGAGGTCGCCGCCGACGGCGGCTCGGTCCTCTACATCGACACCGAGGACCTCTCGATGACCCGCTTTCGCGACATCGCGGAGGCGCGCTCCGACGAGCCGGTCGAGCAGGTCGCCGGCCGGCTCGTCGTGAGCGAGGCGATGAGCTTCGCCGAGCAGGGGGAGGCGGTGAAGGACGCCTCCGAGCTGGCGGACGGCGTCGACCTGATCGTCCTCGACTCGGCGACCGGCTTCTACCGGCTGGAGCGCACCGAGGACTCCCGCGGCGGCGAGTCCGTGCGCGAGGTCGCGCGCCACGTCACCCACCTGCTGTCGCTGTCGCGCAAACACGATCTGGCGGTCGTGATCACCAACCAGGTGTTCACCGACCCCGACGCCGACCGCGACCGCCCGCTCGGCGGCAACACCCTGGAGCACTGGACGGGCGTGATCCTCCGATTGGAGCGGTTCCGCGGCGGCAACCGACGGGCGACGCTGGAGAAACACCGTTCGCAGGCCGCCGGCGAGTCCGCCCGGTTCCGGATCACCGACGCCGGCGTCGAGGACGCCGACGAGCGGTAA
- a CDS encoding methyl-accepting chemotaxis protein: MTDRSERSVGARLVPDVIRRGIVRKFATVLFVLILATGGVGAYAVSSTTADLQENVRNDLTTVTTSEADGLSEWMSQRSTAVRMISEYQDVREGNTAKLRPVFTTELRALPNDVHAIHYVDTEEGTVLASSDPDLEDASLAEASLAWAPAVTPASADRTATSSVYRTNDGPLIGFVSAVPSAPDRAVVLVADTRAVGEGFSTPVDGGFVRVVDDNGIVVMADDPDAISQSYLGATGGDFQRALDGNEVVTEDAAIEDSLNRELVVSYARVPGTTWVMSVHVPAEGAYAVAAGVRQNILLLVATALAGFLFAGVVIAKPTGDALDDLSDRARALGSGDLGVSVSTDRIDEIGTLYGSFGNMRDDLSDRIEQAQTERERAADAKAEAEALADSLERRANEYGDAMERAADGDLTVRLDENADIEALEEIAASFNRMVDDLEDTVGTVRTFADEADERAAAVAAGADQIEDASASVSRAMTDVAGASDEQAERLSEVSGEMSGLSATVEEIAATAADVSTLSAEAADSADDAGDAAEDALEAFTAVADRTDRTADEVDRVADEMAEITEVVDLIDGIAEQTNLLALNASIEAARAGEEGDGFAVVADEVKNLAEETSDATDEIAARIETLREASTTAADDMAATEEVVDDGVEVVEEALDAVETVGERIDDANDGVASIDAATDDQAATTEEVVTMAEEVAEIGERTSADVDSAAASAQEQTAAVTEVSESAETLSARVEELRELVARFDVSEDADGGAVVGDDAPVGDDIRPGDESGADGSGVAMTDGDGFEYVDERGGPASGDD, from the coding sequence ATGACGGATCGTTCCGAGCGTTCGGTAGGTGCCCGGCTGGTTCCGGACGTGATACGTCGCGGGATCGTTCGCAAGTTCGCGACGGTGTTGTTCGTGTTGATCCTCGCGACGGGAGGCGTCGGCGCGTACGCCGTCTCTTCGACGACCGCGGACCTTCAGGAGAACGTCAGGAACGACCTGACGACGGTGACGACGTCCGAGGCCGACGGGCTCTCCGAGTGGATGAGCCAGCGGAGCACGGCCGTGCGGATGATCTCCGAGTACCAGGACGTTCGGGAGGGGAACACCGCGAAGCTCCGGCCGGTGTTCACCACGGAGCTTCGGGCCCTTCCGAACGACGTACACGCGATCCACTACGTCGACACCGAGGAAGGGACCGTGCTCGCGTCCAGCGACCCGGACCTCGAGGACGCGTCGCTCGCGGAGGCGTCGCTGGCGTGGGCCCCGGCGGTGACCCCCGCCTCCGCCGACCGAACCGCCACCTCGTCGGTGTACCGGACGAACGACGGGCCGTTGATCGGCTTCGTCAGCGCGGTCCCCTCCGCGCCCGACCGGGCGGTGGTGCTGGTCGCCGACACGCGAGCGGTCGGCGAGGGGTTCTCCACGCCCGTCGACGGCGGCTTCGTTCGCGTCGTCGACGACAACGGCATCGTGGTGATGGCCGACGATCCCGACGCGATCAGCCAATCGTACCTCGGCGCCACCGGCGGCGATTTCCAGCGTGCGCTCGACGGAAACGAGGTTGTCACCGAGGACGCCGCGATCGAGGACTCGCTGAACCGCGAGCTCGTCGTCTCGTACGCACGCGTTCCGGGGACCACGTGGGTGATGTCGGTGCACGTCCCGGCGGAGGGCGCGTACGCGGTCGCCGCCGGCGTCCGACAGAACATCCTCCTGCTCGTCGCAACCGCCCTGGCAGGGTTCCTGTTCGCGGGTGTGGTCATCGCCAAGCCGACCGGCGACGCGCTCGACGACCTCAGCGACCGCGCCAGGGCGCTCGGCTCGGGCGACCTCGGCGTGTCCGTCTCGACGGACCGGATCGACGAGATCGGTACGCTGTACGGCTCCTTCGGGAACATGCGCGACGACCTGTCCGACCGGATCGAGCAGGCGCAGACGGAACGCGAGCGTGCCGCGGACGCGAAAGCGGAGGCCGAGGCGCTGGCCGACTCGCTGGAGCGCCGCGCGAACGAGTACGGCGACGCGATGGAGCGGGCCGCCGACGGCGACCTCACCGTCAGGCTCGACGAGAACGCCGACATCGAGGCGCTCGAGGAGATCGCCGCCTCGTTCAACCGGATGGTCGACGACCTCGAGGACACCGTCGGCACCGTCCGCACGTTCGCCGACGAGGCCGACGAGCGCGCCGCGGCCGTCGCCGCCGGCGCCGACCAGATCGAGGACGCCAGCGCCTCGGTCAGCCGTGCGATGACCGACGTCGCCGGCGCGAGCGACGAGCAGGCCGAGCGACTGAGCGAGGTCAGCGGCGAGATGAGCGGCCTCTCGGCCACCGTCGAGGAGATAGCAGCGACCGCCGCGGACGTGTCCACCCTCTCGGCGGAGGCCGCCGACAGCGCCGACGACGCCGGCGACGCCGCCGAGGACGCGTTGGAGGCGTTCACCGCCGTCGCGGACCGAACGGACCGGACCGCCGACGAGGTGGACCGGGTCGCCGACGAGATGGCCGAGATCACCGAGGTCGTCGATCTCATCGACGGGATCGCCGAGCAGACGAACCTGCTGGCGCTCAACGCCTCGATCGAGGCCGCCCGTGCCGGCGAGGAGGGCGACGGCTTCGCCGTCGTCGCCGACGAGGTGAAGAACCTCGCCGAGGAGACGAGCGACGCGACCGACGAGATCGCCGCCCGGATCGAGACGCTGCGGGAGGCGTCGACGACGGCGGCAGACGACATGGCCGCGACCGAGGAGGTCGTCGACGACGGCGTCGAGGTCGTCGAGGAGGCGCTCGACGCCGTGGAGACGGTCGGCGAGCGGATCGACGACGCCAACGACGGCGTCGCGTCGATCGACGCCGCCACGGACGACCAGGCGGCGACCACCGAGGAGGTCGTGACGATGGCCGAGGAGGTGGCCGAGATCGGCGAGCGCACCAGCGCCGACGTCGACAGCGCCGCCGCGTCCGCCCAGGAGCAGACCGCCGCAGTCACCGAGGTGAGCGAGTCCGCCGAGACGCTCTCGGCGCGGGTCGAGGAACTGCGCGAACTCGTCGCCCGGTTCGACGTGTCCGAGGACGCCGACGGCGGAGCTGTCGTCGGCGACGACGCCCCGGTCGGTGACGATATCAGGCCCGGTGACGAGAGCGGCGCCGACGGCTCCGGCGTGGCGATGACCGACGGCGACGGCTTCGAGTACGTCGACGAGCGCGGCGGTCCCGCGAGCGGCGACGACTGA
- the larC gene encoding nickel pincer cofactor biosynthesis protein LarC, protein MRTIAFDGRMGAAGDMVLGALVAAGADPDVLAPVEDALPVRYEFEPTERNGIASTRARVRHLGSDDEPAHGDDPDHDPAHGDDSDHSHGHSHDGDHGHEHNHDHEHSHDHEHSHDHDHNHDYSHDHDHNHDYSHDHDHDHNAEGQGPQRTYAEVVEVVEGMDLPESVRADALATFEILGEAESSVHGTDLEGTHFHEVGADDAIADVVGACLLFDDLDPDRVVTTPLATGDGEVDFSHGVYPVPVPAVVEIAERADWSLRGGPVDAELLTPTGAAILAHHAEGVERLPSLRVEESGYGAGGWTFPDRPNVLRAVVGEAERGELVRDDVAVLETNLDDAAPEVLGGLQDTLADAGARDVSILPATMKKSRPGHLVKVICRPEDADRVARRLAEETGTLGVREGGASHRWIAERRFETVELALAEDGDPHEIPVKVASDADGDVYDVSAEYDDAAAAAREAGVPVREVLRRAEAIVRERLAEPTADDR, encoded by the coding sequence ATGCGAACGATCGCCTTCGACGGCCGGATGGGCGCCGCCGGCGACATGGTCCTCGGCGCGCTCGTCGCCGCCGGCGCCGACCCCGACGTGCTCGCCCCCGTGGAGGACGCCCTCCCGGTGCGCTACGAGTTCGAACCGACCGAGCGGAACGGCATCGCGAGCACCCGCGCTCGGGTGCGACACCTCGGTAGCGACGACGAGCCCGCCCACGGCGACGATCCGGATCACGATCCCGCCCACGGCGACGATTCCGACCACAGCCACGGTCACAGTCACGACGGCGATCACGGTCACGAGCACAACCACGACCACGAGCACAGCCACGACCACGAGCACAGCCACGACCACGATCACAACCACGACTACAGCCACGACCACGATCACAACCACGACTACAGCCACGACCATGATCACGACCACAACGCGGAGGGCCAGGGGCCCCAGCGCACGTACGCCGAGGTCGTCGAGGTCGTCGAGGGGATGGACCTCCCGGAGTCGGTCCGGGCGGACGCGCTCGCGACGTTCGAGATCCTCGGCGAGGCGGAGTCCTCGGTCCACGGCACGGACCTGGAGGGAACGCACTTCCACGAGGTCGGCGCCGACGACGCGATCGCGGACGTGGTCGGCGCGTGCCTGCTGTTCGACGACCTCGACCCGGACCGCGTGGTGACGACGCCGCTCGCGACGGGCGACGGCGAGGTCGACTTCAGCCACGGCGTCTACCCGGTTCCGGTGCCCGCGGTCGTCGAGATCGCCGAGCGCGCCGACTGGTCGCTGCGCGGCGGCCCCGTCGACGCCGAGTTGCTCACGCCGACGGGCGCGGCGATCCTCGCCCACCACGCGGAGGGCGTCGAGCGACTCCCCTCGCTTCGGGTCGAGGAGTCGGGCTACGGCGCCGGCGGCTGGACGTTCCCGGACCGCCCGAACGTGCTCCGGGCGGTCGTCGGCGAGGCCGAGCGCGGCGAACTCGTCCGCGACGACGTGGCCGTGCTGGAGACGAACCTCGACGACGCGGCCCCGGAGGTGCTCGGCGGCCTCCAGGACACCCTCGCCGACGCGGGCGCCCGCGACGTGTCGATCCTCCCGGCGACGATGAAGAAGTCGCGTCCGGGCCACCTCGTGAAGGTGATCTGCCGGCCCGAGGACGCCGACCGCGTCGCCCGCCGGCTCGCCGAGGAGACCGGCACGCTCGGCGTTCGCGAGGGCGGCGCGAGCCACCGCTGGATCGCCGAGCGTCGCTTCGAGACCGTCGAACTCGCGCTTGCGGAGGACGGCGACCCCCACGAGATCCCGGTGAAGGTCGCCAGCGACGCCGACGGCGACGTGTACGACGTGAGCGCCGAGTACGACGACGCCGCGGCGGCCGCGCGCGAGGCGGGCGTCCCGGTTCGGGAGGTGCTCCGCCGCGCGGAGGCGATCGTTCGCGAGCGCCTTGCGGAGCCGACTGCCGACGACCGATGA
- a CDS encoding CDC48 family AAA ATPase, producing the protein MNEVQLEVAKAYPNDSGRGIARLDPDTLLHLKLSPGDIIEIEGAETTAAKVWRADRQDWNTDTVRIDGFTRQNADVGIGERVTIRKAEAKKAEKLTLAPPEEASVQFGSDAAGMVKRQILKRPVVERDIVPVMSSTNHPFMRSPGQAIPLIAVDTEPEGVCLITEDTEVELREEPISGFEKTGGGITYEDIGGLQQEIQRVREMVELPMKHPQIFKKLGIEPPQGVLLHGPPGTGKTLLAKAVANETSASFFSIAGPEIISKYYGESEQQLREIFEDAKDESPSIIFIDELDSIAPKREDVTGEVERRVVAQLLTMMDGLETRGQVIVIAATNRVDSVDPALRRPGRFDREIEIGVPDEVGRKEILQIHTRGMPLSDDVGLDRLADETHGFVGADIESLTKEAAMKALRRYLPEIDLDEEDIPPSLIDRMIVKRDDFQGALAEVEPSAMREVLVELPKVTWEDVGGLDDAQQQVKEAVEWPLRTPEKFERMGIEAPKGVLLYGPPGTGKTLMAKAVANETNANFISVRGPQLLSKWVGESEKAIRQTFRKARQVAPTVIFFDELDSLAPSRGQEMGNNVSERVVNQLLTELDGLEEMENVMVIGATNRPDMIDPALIRSGRFDRLVMIGQPDEEGREQILKIHTDDTPLATDVSLRELAERTDGYVGSDLESIAREAAIQALREDDDAEDVHMRHFEQAMEAVRPTISEEIMSYYADIEEQFKGGGTDSLRADRGGRIGFQ; encoded by the coding sequence ATGAATGAAGTCCAACTCGAAGTCGCGAAGGCGTACCCGAACGACTCCGGCCGGGGGATCGCCCGCCTCGACCCGGACACCCTGCTGCACCTGAAGCTCTCTCCGGGCGACATCATCGAGATCGAGGGGGCGGAAACCACCGCCGCGAAGGTGTGGCGCGCCGACCGGCAGGACTGGAACACGGACACCGTCCGCATCGACGGGTTCACGCGCCAGAACGCCGACGTCGGTATCGGCGAACGCGTCACGATCCGCAAGGCCGAGGCCAAGAAGGCGGAGAAACTGACGCTCGCGCCGCCCGAGGAGGCGTCGGTGCAGTTCGGTTCCGACGCCGCCGGCATGGTGAAACGCCAGATCCTCAAGCGCCCGGTCGTCGAGCGCGACATCGTCCCCGTGATGTCGAGCACGAACCACCCGTTCATGCGCTCGCCGGGGCAGGCGATCCCGCTCATCGCCGTCGACACCGAGCCCGAAGGCGTCTGTCTCATCACCGAGGACACCGAGGTCGAACTCCGCGAGGAGCCCATCTCCGGGTTCGAGAAGACCGGCGGCGGGATCACCTACGAGGACATCGGCGGGCTCCAACAGGAGATCCAGCGCGTCCGCGAGATGGTCGAGCTGCCGATGAAGCATCCCCAGATCTTCAAGAAGCTGGGGATCGAGCCCCCGCAGGGCGTCCTGCTTCACGGCCCGCCCGGCACCGGGAAGACCCTGCTCGCGAAGGCCGTCGCCAACGAGACGAGCGCGTCGTTCTTCTCGATCGCCGGTCCCGAGATCATCTCGAAGTACTACGGCGAGTCCGAGCAACAGCTCCGCGAGATCTTCGAGGACGCGAAAGACGAGTCGCCCTCGATCATCTTCATCGACGAGCTGGACTCGATCGCGCCGAAGCGCGAGGACGTGACCGGCGAGGTCGAGCGCCGCGTCGTCGCCCAGCTCCTCACGATGATGGACGGGCTGGAGACGCGCGGACAGGTGATCGTCATCGCGGCGACCAACCGCGTCGACTCCGTCGACCCCGCGCTCCGGCGGCCGGGTCGCTTCGACCGCGAGATCGAGATCGGCGTCCCGGACGAGGTCGGCCGCAAGGAGATCCTCCAGATCCACACCCGCGGCATGCCGCTGTCGGACGACGTCGGCCTCGACCGGCTGGCCGACGAGACCCACGGGTTCGTCGGCGCCGACATCGAGAGCCTCACGAAGGAGGCGGCGATGAAGGCGCTGCGGCGCTACCTCCCGGAGATCGACCTCGACGAGGAGGACATCCCGCCGAGCCTCATCGACCGGATGATCGTCAAGCGCGACGACTTCCAGGGCGCGCTCGCCGAGGTGGAGCCCTCGGCGATGCGGGAGGTGCTCGTCGAACTCCCGAAGGTCACCTGGGAGGATGTCGGCGGCCTCGACGACGCCCAACAGCAGGTGAAGGAGGCCGTCGAGTGGCCGCTCCGGACGCCCGAGAAGTTCGAGCGAATGGGCATCGAGGCGCCCAAGGGCGTGCTGCTGTACGGCCCGCCCGGCACCGGCAAGACGCTGATGGCGAAGGCCGTCGCCAACGAGACGAACGCGAACTTCATCTCGGTGCGCGGCCCGCAGCTGCTGAGCAAATGGGTCGGCGAGTCCGAGAAGGCGATCCGCCAGACGTTCCGGAAGGCGCGGCAGGTGGCCCCGACGGTCATCTTCTTCGACGAGCTCGACAGCCTCGCGCCCAGCCGCGGACAGGAGATGGGGAACAACGTCTCCGAGCGCGTCGTCAACCAGCTCCTGACCGAGCTCGACGGGCTGGAGGAGATGGAGAACGTCATGGTCATCGGCGCGACGAACCGCCCGGACATGATCGATCCGGCGCTCATCCGCTCGGGGCGGTTCGACCGGCTCGTGATGATCGGCCAGCCCGACGAGGAGGGGCGCGAGCAGATCCTCAAGATCCACACCGACGACACGCCCCTCGCGACAGACGTGAGCCTCCGGGAGCTCGCCGAGCGCACCGACGGCTACGTCGGCTCCGACCTCGAGTCGATCGCCCGCGAGGCCGCCATCCAGGCGCTTCGCGAGGACGACGACGCCGAGGACGTGCACATGCGCCACTTCGAGCAGGCGATGGAGGCGGTCCGGCCGACCATCTCCGAGGAGATCATGAGCTACTACGCGGACATCGAGGAGCAGTTCAAGGGCGGCGGCACCGACAGCCTCCGCGCCGACCGCGGCGGGCGGATCGGCTTCCAATGA
- a CDS encoding pyridoxal-phosphate dependent enzyme, which yields MSTPELVCSSCGRTYTNQWRCECGGVLDFTHQPLPASDRPDPSQFDTRDGLWSFDMFIPVEKRTSLGEGMTPLVSSSIWDAQFKLEYVSPTGSFKDRGATTTISHAIACGAERVVEDSSGNGGAAIATYAARAGLDAEIYVPASVRDGKLRGIERVGATPVRIEGGRQAATDACIEAVESGDGWYASHSWSPAFSAGTATFAYELALQRDWNVPDAIVMPLGHGTLFLGAYRGFKALSEAGWIETVPRLLGAQAAGHAPIASELHEVPESENDVADGVHIREPTRKQQLLDAIAETDGDAIAITEDAVQTELDRLHSHGFYVEPTSAIAPAALAAYRERGTLGPDADVVMPLTGHGLKT from the coding sequence ATGAGTACTCCCGAACTTGTCTGTTCTTCGTGTGGGCGGACATACACCAACCAGTGGCGGTGTGAGTGTGGCGGCGTCCTTGACTTCACTCACCAACCGCTTCCGGCATCCGACCGGCCAGACCCAAGTCAATTCGATACCCGAGACGGACTCTGGTCGTTCGATATGTTCATTCCAGTTGAGAAAAGGACATCTCTCGGCGAAGGAATGACACCGCTGGTTTCGTCATCAATATGGGATGCGCAGTTTAAACTCGAATACGTCTCGCCAACGGGGAGCTTCAAGGATAGGGGTGCAACCACGACTATCAGCCATGCCATTGCGTGTGGCGCAGAACGAGTCGTCGAAGATTCATCAGGGAACGGCGGGGCTGCCATCGCAACGTACGCGGCTCGCGCTGGCCTCGACGCGGAGATTTACGTTCCGGCCTCCGTAAGAGACGGGAAGCTCCGCGGGATCGAACGGGTCGGTGCGACACCCGTTCGAATCGAAGGCGGACGCCAAGCCGCGACCGATGCATGCATCGAGGCTGTCGAGTCGGGCGACGGCTGGTACGCGAGTCACTCGTGGAGTCCGGCGTTCTCCGCTGGGACGGCGACGTTCGCGTACGAACTCGCGCTCCAACGTGACTGGAACGTCCCTGACGCGATCGTGATGCCGCTCGGCCACGGAACGCTGTTCTTGGGCGCGTACCGTGGATTCAAAGCGCTGTCCGAAGCAGGGTGGATCGAGACGGTGCCGCGTCTGCTCGGCGCGCAAGCCGCAGGACACGCCCCGATTGCGAGCGAACTTCACGAGGTTCCCGAGAGCGAGAACGACGTCGCAGATGGCGTCCATATACGGGAGCCGACACGAAAGCAACAACTCCTGGATGCGATCGCTGAAACCGATGGTGACGCGATTGCGATTACGGAAGATGCGGTGCAAACGGAGCTAGACCGGCTCCACTCACACGGGTTCTACGTGGAACCGACCTCAGCGATCGCGCCAGCGGCACTTGCGGCGTATCGAGAACGCGGAACGCTTGGGCCAGATGCAGACGTGGTGATGCCACTTACGGGACATGGATTAAAGACGTAA
- the phoU gene encoding phosphate signaling complex protein PhoU yields the protein MPRKQYQERLEELREDVLYMSEIVAERLRMGMDALEAKDEELAQRVIDEDAEVNQLYLDLEQDCVDLLALQQPVAGDLRFIAASFKIITDLERIGDLATNLGGYTLQAERDVFPDVDVQRIGEATLEMLDDAMTAYAEEDADACYAVAEADDDVDALCEDASSAVVRELLEREGVDAEDVDELMTDVSRLLLTVRDLERVGDHAVNIAARTLYMVENDDELIY from the coding sequence ATGCCACGGAAACAGTATCAGGAACGCCTCGAGGAACTCCGCGAGGACGTGCTCTACATGAGCGAGATCGTCGCCGAGCGCCTCCGCATGGGGATGGACGCCCTGGAAGCGAAAGACGAGGAGCTCGCCCAGCGCGTCATCGACGAGGACGCGGAGGTGAACCAGCTGTACCTCGATCTGGAGCAGGACTGCGTCGACCTGCTCGCGCTCCAGCAGCCGGTCGCGGGGGACCTCCGGTTCATCGCGGCGTCGTTCAAGATCATCACCGACCTCGAACGGATCGGCGACCTCGCCACCAACCTCGGGGGGTACACCCTGCAGGCCGAGCGCGACGTGTTCCCCGACGTGGACGTCCAGCGCATCGGCGAGGCGACCCTGGAGATGCTCGACGACGCCATGACCGCCTACGCCGAGGAGGACGCCGACGCCTGCTACGCGGTCGCCGAGGCCGACGACGACGTCGACGCGCTGTGTGAGGACGCCTCCAGCGCCGTCGTGCGGGAGCTGCTCGAACGCGAGGGCGTCGACGCCGAGGACGTCGACGAGCTGATGACGGACGTCTCGCGGCTCCTGCTCACGGTCCGCGACCTCGAACGCGTCGGCGACCACGCGGTCAACATCGCCGCCCGGACGCTGTACATGGTCGAGAACGACGACGAACTCATCTACTGA
- the pstB gene encoding phosphate ABC transporter ATP-binding protein PstB: MTDGHGPTDDGIEPDGGETTTSDPATEMSITTDVSESVTASDTDGEAETLVEARDVSVYYNDDRALNDISMEIPEKRVTAMIGPSGCGKSTFLRCINRMNDMIDAARVEGDLFLRGKNVYDADVDPVALRRRVGMVFQKPNPFPKSIYDNVAYGLEIQGKEGDYDRIVEESLKRAALWDEVKDQLHTSGLDLSGGQQQRLCIARAIAPDPEVILMDEPASALDPVATSKIEDLIDDLAEEYTVVIVTHNMQQAARISDKTAVFLTGGELVEFDDTDKVFENPDSQRVEDYITGKFG, translated from the coding sequence ATGACTGACGGACACGGACCGACGGACGACGGAATCGAGCCCGACGGCGGCGAAACGACCACCAGCGATCCGGCGACCGAGATGTCGATCACGACGGACGTCAGCGAGAGCGTGACCGCCAGCGACACCGACGGCGAGGCGGAGACGCTCGTCGAGGCACGCGACGTGAGCGTCTACTACAACGACGACCGCGCGCTCAACGACATCTCGATGGAGATCCCCGAGAAGCGCGTCACCGCGATGATCGGCCCCTCGGGCTGCGGCAAGTCGACGTTCCTCCGATGTATCAACCGGATGAACGACATGATCGACGCCGCCCGCGTCGAGGGCGACCTGTTCCTCCGCGGGAAGAACGTGTACGACGCCGACGTGGACCCGGTCGCGCTCCGACGGCGCGTCGGGATGGTGTTCCAGAAGCCGAACCCGTTCCCCAAGTCGATCTACGACAACGTCGCGTACGGGCTGGAGATCCAGGGGAAGGAGGGCGACTACGACCGGATCGTCGAGGAGTCGCTCAAGCGCGCGGCGCTGTGGGACGAGGTCAAAGACCAGCTCCACACCTCGGGGCTGGACCTCTCGGGCGGCCAACAGCAGCGCCTCTGCATCGCGCGGGCCATCGCGCCGGACCCAGAGGTCATCCTGATGGACGAGCCCGCCTCGGCGCTGGACCCCGTGGCGACCTCGAAGATCGAGGACCTCATCGACGACCTCGCCGAGGAGTACACGGTCGTCATCGTCACCCACAACATGCAGCAGGCGGCCCGCATCTCCGACAAGACGGCGGTGTTCCTCACCGGCGGCGAGCTCGTCGAGTTCGACGACACCGACAAGGTGTTCGAGAACCCCGACTCCCAGCGCGTCGAGGACTACATCACCGGCAAGTTCGGGTAA